A window of the Radiobacillus deserti genome harbors these coding sequences:
- a CDS encoding NADP-dependent oxidoreductase produces MQTKAVIINQYGSKEVLEDGTVTLPELGENQVLVHAKATSINPIDWKLREGYLKQMFDWEFPIILGWDVAGVIEAVGSNVSDWKVGDEVFARPETTRFGTYAEHTIVDEHLLAKKPASISFEEAAAVPLAGMTAYQGLFDHGKLEKGEKVLIHAGAGGVGSYAIQLAKEAGAYVYTTASPKNHDLLKALGADEVIDYHTTNVKDVLHDIDLVLDTIGGETQNESFAVLKENTGRIISVVGEPNQEKAKEKNVVAKGIWLNPDGKQLSKIGALLEEGKVKSVIASKHPLSRQGIYDAHALSETHHAAGKIVITVD; encoded by the coding sequence GTGCAAACTAAAGCAGTCATTATAAACCAATACGGAAGTAAAGAAGTATTAGAAGATGGTACAGTTACTCTACCTGAACTAGGGGAAAACCAAGTGTTGGTTCATGCCAAAGCGACTTCCATTAACCCAATTGATTGGAAGCTTCGTGAGGGATACTTAAAGCAAATGTTTGATTGGGAATTTCCAATTATTCTTGGATGGGACGTTGCAGGAGTTATCGAAGCAGTCGGATCCAACGTATCGGATTGGAAAGTTGGCGACGAAGTATTTGCCCGTCCAGAGACTACCCGCTTCGGAACATATGCAGAACACACCATCGTGGATGAGCACCTATTGGCTAAAAAACCTGCGTCTATTTCTTTCGAAGAAGCAGCAGCCGTACCTTTGGCTGGTATGACTGCATACCAAGGATTATTCGATCACGGCAAGCTAGAAAAAGGAGAAAAGGTATTAATTCATGCTGGAGCAGGCGGAGTTGGTAGTTATGCCATCCAACTTGCAAAAGAAGCAGGAGCATATGTGTACACAACGGCTAGTCCAAAAAACCATGACCTGTTGAAAGCTTTAGGTGCAGATGAAGTAATTGATTACCACACCACGAATGTAAAAGATGTACTTCACGATATCGATCTTGTGTTAGATACCATTGGTGGCGAGACACAAAACGAAAGTTTTGCTGTTCTTAAAGAAAACACCGGAAGAATCATTTCTGTTGTTGGGGAGCCAAATCAAGAAAAAGCGAAAGAAAAGAATGTGGTAGCAAAAGGAATATGGCTGAATCCAGACGGAAAACAGTTAAGTAAAATCGGTGCGTTACTAGAAGAAGGTAAAGTGAAAAGCGTGATTGCGAGTAAACATCCACTGTCCAGACAAGGGATTTATGATGCACATGCTCTGAGTGAGACCCATCATGCTGCTGGTAAGATTGTAATTACAGTGGATTGA
- a CDS encoding helix-hairpin-helix domain-containing protein codes for MAKSIKLPLTNEERTLLRKAKIKINEVHTTETDQLATILNAPHSRAKTLKGIAEFQTVPSIGHKLAEKLVYTLHIYSLEEIKNKHGAELFDQYETQVGVWADSCVEDQLRCVIYYANNPTSTKQWFDFTDERKAYRALHGFPENRPTKAWYE; via the coding sequence TTGGCCAAATCTATCAAATTACCATTAACAAATGAGGAAAGGACATTACTTAGGAAGGCTAAAATTAAAATAAATGAAGTACATACAACGGAAACAGATCAACTCGCTACTATTCTAAACGCTCCTCATTCACGGGCTAAAACGTTAAAAGGAATAGCAGAGTTCCAGACCGTTCCCTCCATCGGCCATAAACTAGCTGAGAAATTGGTCTATACACTTCATATTTACTCTTTAGAAGAAATAAAAAATAAACACGGCGCGGAGCTATTTGATCAATATGAAACACAAGTAGGCGTTTGGGCAGACAGTTGTGTGGAAGATCAACTTCGTTGTGTTATTTATTATGCAAACAACCCAACTAGCACCAAACAGTGGTTTGATTTTACCGATGAAAGAAAAGCGTATAGAGCTTTGCATGGCTTTCCTGAAAATAGACCTACAAAAGCTTGGTATGAGTAG